A window of the Tachyglossus aculeatus isolate mTacAcu1 chromosome 2, mTacAcu1.pri, whole genome shotgun sequence genome harbors these coding sequences:
- the LOC119942390 gene encoding olfactory receptor 52L1-like produces the protein MTVASGNSSSRPLSFFLIGIPGMEDIQCWVAVPFCIIYILALLGNFTILFIIRIEPALHQPMYLFLSMLAIIDLVLSTSTVPKMLAILWTHTQEMGHHACLIQMFFIHAFSSMESGILVAMALDRFVAICHPLRHTAILNAMVIGQIGLVVLGRGLVLITPFPILLQRLSFCRGTVVAHSYCEHMALVKLSCSDSTVNSSYGLMVALLVVGLDVLAITASYILILRAVFRVPSRDARFKAIGTCGSHVCIILVFYIPGIFSFLTHRFGHNIPHHAHVLLATLYLLVPPALNPIIYGIKTKQIHQRVLRAFSIQRQN, from the coding sequence ATGACCGTGGCCAGTGGTAACTCCAGCTCAAGGCCGCTGTCCTTCTTCCTGATTGGCATCCCTGGAATGGAAGACATCCAGTGTTGGGTGGCAGTGCCCTTTTGCATTATatacatcctggctctgctgggaAACTTCACCATCCTCTTCATCATCAGAATTGAGCCAGCACTGCACCAGCCTATGTACCTCTTCCTGTCCATGCTGGCCATCATTGACCTTGTCCTGTCCACTTCCACTGTGCCCAAGATGCTTGCCATCCTCTGGACCCACACCCAGGAGATGGGGCACCACGCTTGCCTCATCCAGATGTTCTTCATTCACGCCTTCTCCTCCATGGAGTCGGGAATCCTGGTGGCCATGGCGCTGGAccgcttcgtggccatctgccaccccctgcggcACACCGCCATCTTGAACGCAATGGTGATTGGGCAGATTGGACTGGTGGTGTTGGGGCGGGGCCTGGTCCTCATCacgcccttccccatcctcctacaGCGGCTCTCCTTCTGCCGAGGCACCGTCGTCGCCCACTCCTACTGTGAGCACATGGCCTTGGTCAAGCTGTCTTGCTCTGACTCCACCGTGAACAGCTCCTATGGGCTGATGGTGGCCCTGCTGGTGGTGGGGCTGGACGTGCTGGCTATCACAGCATCCTACATCCTCATCCTCCGGGCCGTCTTCCGCGTCCCCTCCCGGGATGCCCGGTTCAAGGCGATCGGGACCTGCGGCTCCCACGTCTGCATCATCCTGGTGTTCTACATCCCGGGAATattctccttcctcacccaccgCTTTGGCCACAACATCCCCCACCATGCCCACGTCCTGCTggccaccctctacctcctggtgcCACCCGCGCTCAACCCCATCATCTACGGGATCAAGACCAAGCAGATCCATCAGAGGGTACTTAGGGCCTTCTCCATCCAAAGGCAGAACTGA